In Euphorbia lathyris chromosome 9, ddEupLath1.1, whole genome shotgun sequence, the following are encoded in one genomic region:
- the LOC136206152 gene encoding short-chain dehydrogenase reductase 2a → MPAQVMPEKTLNGIHVLGREPNSSSPRRLEGKVAIVTGGAGGIGEATARLFAKHGAKVVIADIEDSHGSILANTLSPSVTFVHCDVSQEEDIENLINSTVNHYGRVDIMFNNAGVLGNQPKNKSILDFNTDEFDRIMRVNVRGVALGMKHAARVMIPRGVGCIISTSSVAGVMGGLGPHAYTASKHAIIGLTKNTACELGRYGIRVNCISPFGVATPMLINAWTSSQDDEDEDMKFGLGCEEKVEEMEEFVRGLANLKGQTLRAKDIAEAALFLSSDESKYVSGHNLVVDGGVTTSTNFIGL, encoded by the exons ATGCCTGCCCAAGTAATGCCAGAGAAAACCCTTAATGGCATTCATGTCTTAGGAAGGGAACCTAACAGCTCCTCTCCTAGAAG GTTGGAGGGGAAAGTTGCTATAGTGACAGGCGGTGCTGGAGGAATTGGAGAGGCAACAGCAAGATTATTTGCGAAACACGGTGCTAAAGTAGTAATAGCTGATATTGAAGATAGTCACGGAAGCATTCTAGCAAACACCTTATCTCCAAGCGTAACATTTGTTCATTGCGATGTTAGCCAAGAAGAAGACATCGAAAACTTGATAAACTCAACAGTAAATCACTACGGCCGTGTTGATATTATGTTCAACAATGCTGGAGTACTTGGAAATCAACCAAAGAACAAGAGCATTCTTGATTTCAATACTGACGAATTCGATCGAATAATGAGAGTTAACGTTAGAGGAGTAGCTCTAGGAATGAAACACGCGGCTAGAGTGATGATACCAAGAGGAGTTGGATGCATAATTTCGACATCAAGTGTGGCTGGAGTAATGGGCGGGCTAGGCCCCCATGCTTATACAGCTTCCAAGCATGCTATTATTGGGCTCACCAAGAATACAGCTTGTGAGCTTGGGCGATATGGGATTAGAGTGAATTGTATATCTCCATTTGGGGTTGCTACACCTATGCTTATTAATGCTTGGACAAGTAGccaagatgatgaagatgaagatatgaaatttgggtTGGGTTGTGAAGAAAAAGTAGAGGAGATGGAAGAGTTTGTAAGAGGTTTAGCTAACTTAAAAGGTCAAACTTTAAGGGCTAAAGATATTGCAGAGGCAGCTCTTTTTCTTTCTAGTGATGAATCCAAGTATGTTAGTGGTCATAATCTTGTTGTTGATGGTGGAGTTACCACTTCAACAAATTTTATTGGCTTGTAA